TGCACGAGGACCCCGCCATCGAGCAGCTCGGGGTGCACCTCAACGAGCGCTCCCGCACCGCCAGCCGCGCCGAGAAGGATCGCCACCGCGTGCTGGAGGCCCGGGTGATGGCCTCGCACGTGGGCCGGGAGTTCACCGGACGGATTACCCGCGTGCGGCCCTCTGGCCTGCTCGTCCAGCTCGACGGCATGCTGGTGGAGGCCAACCTCCCCGCCGACGCGCTGCCCGATGGACCCTACCAGCCCGACCCTCGCGAGACGTCGCTCGTGAGCGCCTCGCGCACCTTCACCATCGGCATGCCCCTGCAGGTGCGCGTGGCCTCCACCGACGAACAGCACGGCCGCGTCGAGCTCGCGCTCGCGGGGTGAGTCCCCACTCGGCTCGATTGGACGTCCGAGTGGGGTGAAGCACGGGAGCGGGCACCCTCACCCCGTCCCTCTCCCGAGGGGAGAGGGGAAATGCGCTACTTCATGCGAACGGTGACGGTGTTGGTGGCGGTGTTGAGCGTGAGGAAGCCCTTCTGGAACTCGCTCTCGCGCCCACCGGTGACGGTGTACTCGTCCTTCACCGGGTAGCCCAGCGCCCCCGTCTCCCAGCCCAGCGACTCCCACTTCGCCCGGATGGGTCCGTGCACCTCGTGCGCTCCCGTGGCCTGCGTCCAGTAGATGCTGCCGTTCTGGAAGTGGTTGAAGCGCCCCACCCCATCCGGCGTCTTCGTCTCGTCCGTCAACGGGTAGCCCAGCAGTCCCGCCTCACGCCCCAACGCCACCCACCTCGTGTTGATGTCCCCAATCACCTCATGCGCGCCCGTCGCGGGCGTGAAGTAGATGCTGCCGCGCTGGAAGTGGTTGTAGCGGCCCACCCCGTCCGCCGTCCCCTGCTCATCCGTCGTCGGGTAGCCCAGGTAGCTCGTCTCCCAGCCCCGCTCCGCCCACTTGGCTTGGATGATGCCGCGCACCTCGTGCGCTCCCGTGGCCTGCGTCCAGTAGATGCTGCCATTCTCGAAGTGGTTGTAGCGGCCCACTCCGTCCGGCGTCGTCAGCTCCCCTGTCTTCGGGTAGCCCAGGTTGCTCTTCTCCCAACCCAGCTGCTTCCACTTCTCGCGGATGTTTCCGTGGATTTCCCAGGCCCCCAGCTCCGGCGTCCAGTAGATGCTGCCGCGCTCGAAGTGATTGAAGCGGCCTCGCCCGTCCGGCGTCACCAGCTCGTCGGTGATGGGGTAACCCACGACGCTGCGCTCCCAGCCCAGCTGCTCCCACTTGAGGCGGATCTGCCCCATCACCACGTGCGCGCCCAGCGTCGGCGTCCAGTAGATGCTGCCGCGCTCGAAGTGGTTGTAGCGCCCCACCCCGTCCGGCGTGGCCAGCTCTCCGGCCGTGCACGCGCCCAGCAGCGCGGGGCCGTTCACCGCGTCGTACTTCGCCTTGATGTCCCCCTTGATCACGCAAGGGCAGTTGTTGCTGGTGATGCTCTTCTGGAAGTAGCTGCTGGGATAGGGCGCGAGCGACACGCCGTTGAGGACGATGTCCTGGCCCACGCCGTTGAGCAGCTGCTCGTAGTGGATGTGCGGTCCGCTGCTCGCGCCGGTGCTCCCCGTCACGCCGATTTGCTGGCCCTGCGCCACCTGGGTGCGGTCTGGCACCGAGAAGGCGGACAGGTGGAAATAGTACGTCTGCCACCCGCCGCCGTGGTCGATCTTGATGTAGTTGCCCGCGCCGCCGGCCTCGTAGTGGCGCGTGGCGTAACCCGCCGCCGAGGCGAACTGGGGCTGGCCGTTGGTGTCCCCACCATGCTTCACGAAGTCGAGCGCGCGCCGCACCTCGGTGCTGTGGTGGTCGTACGTCCAGGTCTGCCCGCAGGCGAAGGGGGCCTGGAAGTTGGGCCGCAGGGCCGCCTCATGCGTGGACACCTCCTGCGGGGGCACCTCCTGCGTGCCCGCATTCGGGACCTCGGAACCGCAGCCGGTGCCGCACAGAAGTAGCGCCAGTGACAGACGAGACAGCCACGTACGGGGATTCAACAAGACTTCGACTTTCATGGGGATTTCCATCCTGCGTTGGGGGGAACTGTCCGGGAGGCCGTCGGGAGTGCTACTTCATGCGAACGGTGACGGTGTTGGTGGTGGTGTTGAGCGTGAGGAAGCCCTTCTGGAACTCACTCTCACGGCCGCCCGTGACGGCGTACTCGTCCGTCACCGGGTAGCCCAGCGCTCCCGTCTCCCAGCCCAGCGACTCCCACTTCGCCCGGATGGGGCCGTGCACCTCGCGCGCCCCCGTCGCCTGCGTCCAGTAGATGCTGCCGTTCTGGAAGTGGTTGAAACGCCCCACCCCATCCGGCGTCTTCGTCTCGTCCGTCAGCGGGTAGCCCAGCAGTCCCGCCTCCCGGCCCAGCGCCATCCACTTCGCGTTGATGTCGCCAATCACCTCGTGCGCGCCCGTCGCTGGCGTGAAGTAGATGCTGCCGCGCTGGAAGTGGTTGTAGCGGCCCACCCCGTCCGGCGTCCCCTGCTCATCCGTCGTCGGATAGCCCAGGTAGCTCGTCTCCCAGCCCCGCTCCGCCCACTTGGCTTGGATGATGCCGCGCACCTCGTGCGCTCCCGTGGCCTGCGTCCAGTAGATGCTGCCATTCTCGAAGTGGTTGTAGCGGCCCGCTCCATCCGGCGTCACCAGCTCGCCCGTCTTCGGGTAGCCCAGCTGGCTCTTCTCCCAGCCCAGCTGCTCCCACTTCGCACGGATTTCTCCGTGGATCTCCCAGGCCCCCAACTCCGGCGTCCAGTAGATGCTGCCGTTCTGGAAGTGGTTGAAACGGCCGCGCCCGTCCGGCGCCGTCAGCTCACCGGTGATGGGGTAGCCCAGGACGCTGCGCTCCCAGCCCAGCTGCTCCCACTTGAGGCGGATCTGCCCCCACACCTCCCAGGCCCCCGTCGCCTGCGTCCAGTAGATGCTGCCGTTCTGGAAGTGGTTGTAGCGGCCGATGCCGTCCGGCGTCGTCAGCTCGCTCGTCACGCACGAGCCGAGGAAGCCTCCGGCTCCGCCCAGCTGGTTGTAGCGCGTGAGGATCGCACCACCCACCGTGCACGTGCCCCAGGCGTATTCGCTCCGGTAGCGCTTGAAGACCTCCGCCACGAGCGACGAGCCGCCCACGCTGTCATATCCGCACTGGACGGCATACGCGCCCACCCACGGGGTGTACGTGTAGAGCGCTGCGGTGGCCTTGGTGGCGGGCGTCACCGTGCAGGGATCCAACGTCTGCTTGGTGAGACCGACCTTCCACCCGCTGACCGTGGGCCTGCCCGCGTCCAGGTCCCTCAAATAGTTCCGGATCTTCGCGGCACCGCACTCCACCTGGTTCCCAAAGCCCGAGTAGCTCACGTTGCAGCCGCCGCTGTCCGGACAGCCGCAGCCGGTGGCCTTCGCCAGGTTGTTCGAGTTCCCGCTCTGGATGAGGCCTGACTCGATCTGGATCCGCGCCAGCATGTAGAGCGGGCTGATGGAGTACGCGCGGGAGCGCTCGACGATGAGCGTGGCGGCGGTCTTGTTGCCCCACACCGGGTCCCTGTACCCGGCCAGATAGGAGCCCTTCTGCTGGAGGAACTGCTGCACCTGCGCGGGGGTGATCGAAGCGCCACCGGTCAGGTCGGCATCCTCCATCAGCCGGTGCATGTCGTGGGTCGCGGTCACATCGAGCAGGACCTCGCCCGTCAACTCATCCACGCGCTGGGTTTCCTCGGCGGTACCGCAACCGATGGCGGTCAGGGCACACAACAGCATCAAATGGCGCAACGGGCGCATGCGTCTTCTCGAAGTAAGGGGGGAAAACGGAAGGAGGTGGCGTGGGGGGAGCACGGGGACGGCTCCCCCCACCCCGTCCCTCTCCCGGGAGGGAGAGGGGACATGCGCGCTACTTCATGCGCACGGTGAGCGCGCCGGTGGAGGAGTTGTAGGTGATGAAGCCCCTCTGGAACTCGCTCTCGCGGCCACCGGTGACGGCGTACTCGTCCTTCACCGGGTAGCCCAGCGCGCCCTGCTCCCAGCCCAGCTCCGCCCACTTCGCGCGGATGGCGCCGTACACCGCCCACGCACCCGTCGCCGGCGTCCAGTAGATGCTGCCCTCGGTGGCGCCCTTGCGGAAGTGGTTGAAGCGGCCCACCCCGTCCGGCGTCCCCGTCTCATCCGTGATGGGGTAACCCAGCGGGCTCGTCTCCCAGCCCAGCTGCTCCCACTTGATGCGGATGAAGCCGCGCACCTCGTGGGCTCCCGTGTCCGGCGTCCAGTAGATGCTGCCATTCTGGAAGTGGTTGTAGCGGCCGATGGTGTCCGGCGTCGTCAGCTCACCGGTGATGGGGTAGCCCAGCGCGCTCTGCTCCCAGCCCAGCTGCTCCCACTTGAGGCGGATCTGCCCCCACACCTCCCAGGCGCCCGTGTTCTGCGTCCAGTAGATGCTGCCATTCTGGAAGTGGTTGAAGCGGCCGATGCCGTCCGGCGTCGTCAGCTCGTTCGTCAAGCACCGGCCGAGGAAGCCCCCGGCTCCGCCCAGCTGGTTGTAGCGCGTGAGGATCGCCCCACCCACCGTGCAGCCGCAGTGGGCATTGGCCCGGTTGAGGTAGTCCGTCCAGGGCCAGTTGGCGCCGGGATCCGTGCGGTTGTACGGCTGGAGCTGGCCGTGCCCCACCACGTGGTAGCGGTCCCGCGGAATCCCGTGGTCCCGCGTCATGTCGCACAGCAGCCGGGCCGAGGCGTCGATCTGCGCCACCGGCCAGTTCACCGTCGACGCATACCCGCCGTGCTCGATGCCGATGGTGAAGTCGTTGGAGCTTCTCCCGTTCAGCCCGCACTCCACGCCACTGTTGTTGCTGCACTGGTAGGTGGCGCCGATGTGCCAGGCCCGGCTCCCGTCCCGCACCAGCTGGCTGATCTCCCCGCCGTCCTCACGCACCACGTAGTGCGCGCTCACCTGGGAGGTGCTGTTGGTCAGCCAGCTCCAGCACCCCGAGTAGCCACTCTCGCAGGTGTGGATGACCACCATCTTCACGCCCATGGGCCGCGCGTTGTAGTTGGGCGAGGGCCTCCAGATGGCCGGTGCGTAGTCCGGACCGGCGAGTGCCTGCGTCTGCTGCCCCAGCTCCTCCACCACCGGGCCCTGTCCACTCGCCGCCCACTCCTTCGAGAGCGTCCCCAGCCCCAGGCGGGCCACGCGGAAGACCTCATTGTGGACGAAGCTGCGACGGCCTTCCTCGTTCTCGATGCCGGACACCTCGGCCACCGCCGGGGCCCACTTCGCCGCCTGCGTCCGATCGATCTTCAGCGCCTCCGCGCGGTGGGACAGCAGCGCCGCCGCCGCACGAACGTTGGAGCGCGCATCCGTCCGGGCCTGCTCCACCGTGACACCGGCCAGCTTCGCGCCCTCCTCGAGCACCGCGCCCGAGAGCGCCATCAGACCATGGACGGCCGGACGCCCCTCGAACTCCTCGGCGCCCTGCACCATCTGGTAGCGCGTCTGCACGAAGGAGACCGACTTGAGCAGCGCGGGCGGCACGTTGAACTCCTGGCCCGCCTCCTTGAAGAGCGCGTCGTAGGAGTCGTCCTCGCGAGCCATGGCCTCCGTTGCCTGGAGGTCCACCTGCGCGGCGGCAGGGGCCGACACCTTCTCCTCGTTCGTGCCGCACCCCTGCGCCAGCGCCAGCGAGGCGGCGAGCAAGGCAATTCCCGACCTGGTCTTCATCGAATTCCTCCGGACTTCGTCACGCACGTGAAAGGGCAGTGCCCTTCCTCGCGGCCAAGTGGCGCGAGGAGAGCCCAACTCACAGAGGGACGAGCCCGGGCCGCGTCTCAAGAATCAGCGAAAAAAGATAACACGGGGAGTCCGGGAAGTTCAGCTTGTCATTGTTCTACATGCAGAGCGGATTATTCCTTGAGAAGGGTGCGGGAGTTGCCAGGGAGGGCGAGTCCTCGGGCACGAGGGTGAGGGTCCCCCGGTCCACCTCCAGCTGTTCCGGATCGGCCAGGGTCAGGCCCGTGCCCTCGGCGCTCTCCACCCAGGGCAAGTACGGGCCCGGCTCCGGCCGCGTCGAGCTCGCGCTCGTTGGGTGAGGAGAGGCCTGGCCGCGGACGAGCCTCCCCCCACCCGGGCACTAGTTCACGTCTGGCGCATACAGCTCCGCGGAGGACTGGTCGCCGTTGCTGAAACCACCCGCCACCAGGAGCCTGCCGGAGTCCAACAAGGTAGCGGTGTGCTGGTAGCGGTCCACGGTCATGCGCGCGACCGGGCACCACAGGCCCGTGGCAGGGTCATACGTCTCCGCCGAGGTGTGGATGCCGGTGGAGTCGTGGTAGCCGCCCGCCACGAGCAACCTGCCGGAGGGCAGCAGCGTCGCCGTGTGGTAGCGCCGGGGCTGGCCCATGCTGCCGGCGGACGTCCAGCCCTCGAGGACCGGGTCATACAGCTCCGACGTGGCACTCGCGGACACATCGAGCCCCGCCCCACCCGCGACGAGCACCTTGCCGGAGGGCAGCGGCGTCGCCGTGTGGTAGCGCCGGGCCGTCCCCATGCCGCTGACGGAAGCCCAGGAGCCGGTGACCGGATCGTACACCTCCGCCGAGGCGAGCAGCCCCCCGCCGGCGTCTCCGCCTCCCGTCACCAGCACCTTGCCGGAGCGCAGCACTGTGGCCGCATGGTCGAGGCGGGCCGTCCTCATGGGGCCGGTGGCTGTCCACAGCCCGGTGGCCGGATCATACACCTCCGCCGAA
The sequence above is drawn from the Archangium gephyra genome and encodes:
- a CDS encoding peptidoglycan DD-metalloendopeptidase family protein, yielding MKVEVLLNPRTWLSRLSLALLLCGTGCGSEVPNAGTQEVPPQEVSTHEAALRPNFQAPFACGQTWTYDHHSTEVRRALDFVKHGGDTNGQPQFASAAGYATRHYEAGGAGNYIKIDHGGGWQTYYFHLSAFSVPDRTQVAQGQQIGVTGSTGASSGPHIHYEQLLNGVGQDIVLNGVSLAPYPSSYFQKSITSNNCPCVIKGDIKAKYDAVNGPALLGACTAGELATPDGVGRYNHFERGSIYWTPTLGAHVVMGQIRLKWEQLGWERSVVGYPITDELVTPDGRGRFNHFERGSIYWTPELGAWEIHGNIREKWKQLGWEKSNLGYPKTGELTTPDGVGRYNHFENGSIYWTQATGAHEVRGIIQAKWAERGWETSYLGYPTTDEQGTADGVGRYNHFQRGSIYFTPATGAHEVIGDINTRWVALGREAGLLGYPLTDETKTPDGVGRFNHFQNGSIYWTQATGAHEVHGPIRAKWESLGWETGALGYPVKDEYTVTGGRESEFQKGFLTLNTATNTVTVRMK
- a CDS encoding LGFP repeat-containing protein; this translates as MRPLRHLMLLCALTAIGCGTAEETQRVDELTGEVLLDVTATHDMHRLMEDADLTGGASITPAQVQQFLQQKGSYLAGYRDPVWGNKTAATLIVERSRAYSISPLYMLARIQIESGLIQSGNSNNLAKATGCGCPDSGGCNVSYSGFGNQVECGAAKIRNYLRDLDAGRPTVSGWKVGLTKQTLDPCTVTPATKATAALYTYTPWVGAYAVQCGYDSVGGSSLVAEVFKRYRSEYAWGTCTVGGAILTRYNQLGGAGGFLGSCVTSELTTPDGIGRYNHFQNGSIYWTQATGAWEVWGQIRLKWEQLGWERSVLGYPITGELTAPDGRGRFNHFQNGSIYWTPELGAWEIHGEIRAKWEQLGWEKSQLGYPKTGELVTPDGAGRYNHFENGSIYWTQATGAHEVRGIIQAKWAERGWETSYLGYPTTDEQGTPDGVGRYNHFQRGSIYFTPATGAHEVIGDINAKWMALGREAGLLGYPLTDETKTPDGVGRFNHFQNGSIYWTQATGAREVHGPIRAKWESLGWETGALGYPVTDEYAVTGGRESEFQKGFLTLNTTTNTVTVRMK
- a CDS encoding N-acetylmuramoyl-L-alanine amidase, translated to MKTRSGIALLAASLALAQGCGTNEEKVSAPAAAQVDLQATEAMAREDDSYDALFKEAGQEFNVPPALLKSVSFVQTRYQMVQGAEEFEGRPAVHGLMALSGAVLEEGAKLAGVTVEQARTDARSNVRAAAALLSHRAEALKIDRTQAAKWAPAVAEVSGIENEEGRRSFVHNEVFRVARLGLGTLSKEWAASGQGPVVEELGQQTQALAGPDYAPAIWRPSPNYNARPMGVKMVVIHTCESGYSGCWSWLTNSTSQVSAHYVVREDGGEISQLVRDGSRAWHIGATYQCSNNSGVECGLNGRSSNDFTIGIEHGGYASTVNWPVAQIDASARLLCDMTRDHGIPRDRYHVVGHGQLQPYNRTDPGANWPWTDYLNRANAHCGCTVGGAILTRYNQLGGAGGFLGRCLTNELTTPDGIGRFNHFQNGSIYWTQNTGAWEVWGQIRLKWEQLGWEQSALGYPITGELTTPDTIGRYNHFQNGSIYWTPDTGAHEVRGFIRIKWEQLGWETSPLGYPITDETGTPDGVGRFNHFRKGATEGSIYWTPATGAWAVYGAIRAKWAELGWEQGALGYPVKDEYAVTGGRESEFQRGFITYNSSTGALTVRMK